A DNA window from Deinococcus sonorensis KR-87 contains the following coding sequences:
- a CDS encoding SDR family oxidoreductase: MNTVHSLPLPTRPILVVGATGAIGSQVVRALLAAGAPVRVFVRSPEKVRDLPETVERAPGTLEDPVAIARALQGVHAAFYVSPHDEQEEVFAERFVSACEREGVRLVFSGVYVDGRTRLARFAMRTVFGLMMPHYRPKLRLAERVRTSRTDPVVLSPGNYFQMDEVCRAHLEGGRYPFPLGLVPRVDTRDVGEAAARALLDPSVPSGGYALVGPESLDGEQTAAHWSAALGRPVAYLPDLEVTDAIFDRVYGGRKALDCQKSYRMVGRVKMKTSAADVQQTEFLLGRPPRSFAEYTRDVAASWLATAPAAWPAGLDAEQRLHEPVS; this comes from the coding sequence ATGAACACGGTCCACTCGCTTCCGCTGCCCACCCGCCCCATCCTCGTCGTCGGAGCCACCGGGGCCATCGGCTCTCAGGTCGTGCGGGCACTGCTCGCCGCCGGTGCCCCCGTGCGGGTCTTCGTCCGTTCGCCGGAAAAGGTGCGTGACCTGCCGGAAACGGTCGAGCGCGCCCCCGGCACGCTGGAGGACCCGGTCGCCATCGCCCGCGCCCTGCAGGGCGTCCACGCCGCCTTCTACGTTTCGCCACACGATGAGCAGGAGGAGGTGTTTGCCGAGCGGTTCGTCTCGGCCTGCGAACGCGAGGGCGTGCGGCTGGTCTTTTCCGGCGTCTACGTGGACGGCCGGACGCGGCTCGCCCGCTTCGCCATGCGGACGGTGTTCGGACTGATGATGCCGCACTACCGGCCTAAACTTCGCCTCGCCGAGCGCGTCCGGACCTCGCGCACCGACCCGGTGGTGCTGAGTCCCGGCAACTACTTCCAGATGGATGAGGTCTGCCGGGCACACCTGGAGGGCGGTCGCTACCCCTTCCCGCTGGGGCTGGTGCCGCGGGTCGATACCCGCGACGTGGGCGAGGCGGCGGCCCGGGCGCTGCTCGATCCCAGCGTACCGTCTGGCGGGTACGCGCTGGTGGGCCCGGAGTCGCTCGACGGTGAACAGACGGCCGCCCACTGGAGCGCGGCGCTTGGCCGGCCGGTGGCGTACCTTCCCGACCTTGAAGTCACGGACGCCATCTTTGACCGTGTCTACGGGGGGCGCAAGGCGCTGGACTGCCAGAAGAGCTACCGGATGGTCGGCAGGGTGAAGATGAAGACCTCCGCGGCCGACGTGCAGCAGACCGAGTTCCTGCTGGGCCGTCCACCTCGTTCCTTCGCCGAGTACACCCGCGACGTGGCGGCCAGCTGGCTGGCCACGGCCCCAGCGGCGTGGCCGGCGGGCCTCGACGCCGAACAGCGCCTGCACGAGCCGGTCTCCTGA
- a CDS encoding class I SAM-dependent methyltransferase has protein sequence MTDGPNRDLWGAAEAYERYMGRWSRAVAPLFLAWLAAPPGQRWVDLGCGTGVLSGCIAQTCQPESLLGLDTAEAFVQVAAERVPGATFRVGDATETGLPPGGFDRAVSGLVLNFTRDPLQALREMARLVRPGGQVALYVWDYAGHMQIMRRFFDVARTMDPEAVRFDDGVNAPICRPGPLREGVEAVGLGNVQVTALDIPAAFEHFDAYWAPFLGGTGSAPKYVATLTTEHRDRLREAVRASLPTGPDGEILLAVRAWAVRGTVGP, from the coding sequence ATGACCGACGGACCGAACCGTGACCTGTGGGGCGCTGCCGAGGCCTACGAGCGGTATATGGGCCGCTGGAGCCGCGCGGTCGCGCCCCTGTTCCTGGCGTGGCTGGCCGCGCCCCCAGGCCAGCGCTGGGTGGACCTGGGCTGCGGCACCGGCGTGCTGTCCGGCTGCATCGCTCAAACCTGCCAGCCGGAGTCGCTGCTGGGCCTCGATACCGCCGAGGCGTTTGTGCAGGTCGCGGCGGAGCGGGTGCCGGGCGCCACATTTCGGGTGGGGGATGCCACCGAGACGGGGCTGCCGCCGGGCGGCTTCGACCGGGCCGTCAGTGGCCTGGTGCTGAACTTCACCCGTGACCCGCTGCAGGCGTTGCGCGAGATGGCCCGGCTCGTGCGGCCCGGCGGACAGGTGGCGCTCTACGTGTGGGACTACGCCGGACACATGCAGATCATGCGCCGCTTTTTTGACGTGGCCCGCACGATGGACCCCGAGGCCGTCCGGTTCGATGACGGAGTCAACGCCCCGATCTGCCGCCCCGGGCCGCTGCGGGAGGGGGTAGAGGCGGTGGGCCTCGGGAACGTGCAGGTGACGGCGCTCGACATCCCCGCCGCGTTCGAGCATTTCGACGCGTACTGGGCGCCGTTCCTGGGCGGGACCGGGTCCGCACCGAAATATGTCGCGACCCTCACGACGGAGCATCGTGACCGGCTCCGGGAAGCAGTCCGCGCTTCGCTGCCCACCGGGCCCGACGGGGAGATTCTGTTGGCAGTCCGCGCCTGGGCGGTCAGGGGCACCGTCGGCCCCTGA